GTCCTGGCCCTGCTGGCGCTGGGCTACGTGCTGGCGGCCGTCGACCTGCGCTGGTCACCGCTGCGGACGGCGAGCTGGCTGGCCGGGCTGGCCGTGGCGGCGGCGGGGCTGACCGGCCCGCTGGCGCAGGCGCACGGCGACCTGCGGGCGCACCTGGCCGCCCACCTGCTCACCGGGATGGTGGCGCCGGTGCTGCTGGTGCTGGCCGCACCGGTCACGGTGCTGCTGCGGGCGCTCCCGCTCGGCCGCGCCCGCTCGGTGAGCCGGCTGCTGCGCTCGGCACCGGCCCGGGTGCTCGGCGACCCGTTCGTCGCGGTCGCGCTCAACGTCGGTGGGCTGTGGGTGCTGCACGGCAGCGGGCTGCTCGGCACCGTCGCGCACTCGCCCGGCAGCCACCTGCTGGTCTCGGTGCACGTGCTGCTGACCGGCTGGCTGGCCACCGCCGCCGTCCTGGCGGTCGACCCGGCGCCGCACCGGCGGGGCGTGGTGGCCCGCGCCGTCGCCCTGGGCGCCGGCATGGCCGGGCACGACGTGCTGGCGAAGTGGCTGTACGCCCACCCACCGGCCGGGGTGACGCACGCCGAGGCGGGCGCGCGGCTGCTGTACGACGGCGGCACCGTCGTGCACGTGGTCGTCGCCGCGCTGCTGTGGCGGCAGTGGTACTGCAGCCGGGCGGCGGTCCGGGACGCCGAGCAGGCGGCCGGTCAGCGCCCGTGGGCGCGGGCGTAGGCGGCGAACCGGCGCAGCGACAACCGCACGCCGGCGGCCATCACCGGGCGCACCAGCGGCCAGCCGGCCCGGCCCAGCGCGCCGAGCGGGAGGTCGAGCCCCTCGGTCCAGACGAACGTCGACCCGCCGCCCTCCCGGGGCCGCACCTCGAAGGTGCCGGTGCCGCGCACCACCCGGCCGGTGT
The Modestobacter marinus DNA segment above includes these coding regions:
- a CDS encoding cytochrome c oxidase assembly protein — protein: MTGVVLAVLALLALGYVLAAVDLRWSPLRTASWLAGLAVAAAGLTGPLAQAHGDLRAHLAAHLLTGMVAPVLLVLAAPVTVLLRALPLGRARSVSRLLRSAPARVLGDPFVAVALNVGGLWVLHGSGLLGTVAHSPGSHLLVSVHVLLTGWLATAAVLAVDPAPHRRGVVARAVALGAGMAGHDVLAKWLYAHPPAGVTHAEAGARLLYDGGTVVHVVVAALLWRQWYCSRAAVRDAEQAAGQRPWARA